One genomic region from Sphingobacterium sp. UGAL515B_05 encodes:
- a CDS encoding PH domain-containing protein: protein MREVFKTHISFGSYIWGVAMTIFIVMLSYEGLEKGLYLGTLLLFGIFAITWYFTFFYKRYWIEGDKLFIKTVSGTKSVDITSIRKLETDKVDWFGTMRLTILRPYRKGLVLHYNKIDDIFVDPESPTEFIEKLKQIAPNIDVIAGK, encoded by the coding sequence ATGAGAGAAGTCTTTAAAACACACATAAGTTTCGGTAGTTATATCTGGGGAGTTGCGATGACTATATTCATCGTGATGTTATCTTATGAAGGTCTTGAAAAAGGACTGTATCTGGGGACACTATTGTTATTTGGTATATTCGCAATAACTTGGTATTTTACATTCTTTTATAAAAGGTATTGGATTGAAGGTGATAAGCTTTTTATTAAGACAGTCTCCGGTACGAAATCTGTTGATATTACTTCTATACGAAAATTAGAAACAGATAAGGTAGACTGGTTTGGTACAATGAGACTTACAATTTTAAGACCGTATAGAAAAGGATTGGTACTGCATTATAATAAGATTGACGATATATTCGTCGATCCAGAAAGTCCTACTGAGTTTATCGAAAAATTAAAACAGATTGCACCGAATATCGATGTCATAGCAGGTAAATAG
- a CDS encoding RNA polymerase sigma-70 factor, which yields MQKEEVLFKTHYNGLCHFAWKIVGDLAVAEDLVQDSFVAYFKNTEQVSDNEIAVKNYLYSSVRFACYNHIRHEKVQQRYWNVVGFTEEDNIALELNMIHSEAIQEIYKIIEQMPTSCQQVFRLGYLDGLSNLEITQELKISINTVKTQKQRGMKMLLKRLNPEFLPLIIFLLKNI from the coding sequence ATGCAGAAGGAAGAAGTATTATTTAAAACACACTATAACGGATTGTGCCACTTTGCTTGGAAAATTGTTGGTGATTTAGCTGTGGCTGAAGACCTAGTTCAAGATTCATTTGTCGCTTATTTTAAAAACACCGAGCAGGTCAGCGACAATGAGATTGCCGTTAAAAATTACTTGTATAGTTCGGTTCGTTTCGCCTGTTATAATCATATTCGCCACGAAAAAGTACAACAAAGATATTGGAATGTCGTCGGTTTTACAGAAGAGGATAATATAGCCCTTGAATTGAATATGATTCATAGTGAGGCCATTCAGGAAATTTACAAAATTATCGAACAGATGCCGACCTCTTGTCAACAGGTCTTTCGCCTGGGCTATTTAGATGGATTGTCTAATCTTGAAATAACCCAGGAATTGAAAATTAGCATCAATACCGTAAAAACCCAAAAACAGCGCGGTATGAAAATGCTTTTAAAACGACTAAATCCTGAGTTTTTACCCCTTATTATATTTTTGTTAAAAAATATTTAA
- a CDS encoding FecR domain-containing protein → MEENSGHISQLLQKFLFGQLTEIEQKQFEEWLQASDQNRRLLESFRKAKNIEQDLAVVKQLDANRAWEKLNSRNNKSNYKWFISIAASLLLLATFFYLWQSSYLKTDEDAVHNLTLSLEQDVEPAQSGAILQLSNGEKVVLNNKTSKTYHTNKTFVGNGAELIVKNDKNQQVSRLNSLIVPRASYYKITLSDGTKVWVNAQSKLNFPAQFSADERRVSLEGEAYFEVAHDAKKPFYVDSKAGEIKVLGTHFNVFAYHDDIRATLVEGKVEVRQKENKLELNPGEFASLSKNNMIKGNADIQQDLAWHNNEFYFKKETIVNIAHQLSRWYDLDVKFRGNVQLSKEYSGSIQRDVKLSQVLEMLSYVSDLRFEVHGKELIIENKS, encoded by the coding sequence ATGGAAGAAAACTCAGGGCATATCTCTCAGCTGCTTCAAAAATTTTTATTTGGTCAATTGACCGAAATAGAACAAAAACAATTTGAAGAGTGGCTACAAGCTAGTGACCAAAACAGACGGCTTTTAGAATCATTTCGAAAAGCAAAGAATATTGAACAAGATTTAGCTGTTGTTAAGCAATTGGATGCAAATAGAGCTTGGGAAAAGCTTAACAGCAGGAATAATAAATCTAATTATAAGTGGTTTATCAGTATTGCCGCATCGTTACTTCTATTGGCCACTTTTTTCTATCTATGGCAGAGCAGTTATTTGAAGACAGATGAAGATGCTGTACATAATCTAACTTTGAGTTTGGAGCAGGATGTCGAACCGGCACAGAGTGGGGCTATTTTACAGTTGTCCAATGGTGAAAAAGTTGTGCTTAATAACAAGACGTCCAAAACCTACCATACAAATAAGACATTTGTTGGAAATGGCGCGGAATTAATCGTTAAAAACGATAAAAACCAGCAAGTATCCCGTTTGAATTCGCTCATAGTGCCACGTGCAAGTTATTATAAAATCACTTTGAGCGATGGTACCAAAGTTTGGGTTAATGCACAGTCGAAATTAAATTTTCCGGCGCAATTTTCAGCAGATGAAAGAAGGGTGAGTTTAGAGGGAGAGGCCTATTTTGAAGTGGCACATGACGCTAAAAAGCCTTTTTACGTTGATTCAAAAGCTGGAGAAATCAAGGTTTTGGGTACGCATTTCAATGTATTCGCTTACCACGATGATATCCGTGCAACGCTAGTCGAAGGTAAAGTAGAGGTGCGACAAAAGGAAAATAAATTAGAATTGAATCCAGGTGAATTTGCTTCCCTTTCGAAAAATAATATGATAAAGGGGAATGCTGATATTCAGCAGGATTTAGCTTGGCATAACAATGAATTTTACTTTAAAAAGGAAACGATTGTAAATATTGCTCATCAACTGTCCCGATGGTACGATCTGGATGTGAAATTTAGGGGCAATGTGCAACTCAGCAAAGAATATAGCGGTAGTATACAGCGCGATGTAAAACTTTCTCAAGTGTTGGAGATGTTATCGTATGTCAGTGACCTTCGATTTGAAGTTCACGGTAAGGAATTGATTATTGAGAACAAAAGCTAA